A region of the Callithrix jacchus isolate 240 chromosome 10, calJac240_pri, whole genome shotgun sequence genome:
TTGCCTACTTCATTCTTCATTGTCAATGCACCTTTCTCATCAATAATGTTCCCACTCCCTCATATCCTGTATCTGCTGAAAATGTGGATTCCTTAATTTTTGGATGCAGAATTCTATTATAAGCTTTTAAGTTACCTTAATTTACAAAAGTCAGTTTTGTTGAATACATTTCATCTTTCGGCTTCCGAGAGGGCTATACTGATTGCATTTTGTCAGCTTCTCTTTCTATTCCATACATTTTTGTTGCACATATCTCAAGTTCTATTCTTTATGTTGATACgtttatttcttaatattaaaatatattttatgagatATTTACTTAATAAGAACCATTTTGTCTTTAATAAAAGCATTTAGCATAGAATATATCCTCTTGAATATTAATGCAGTTATACCTCATTATTGCTACTATACTATTACAACTGTACTTTATGATATATAACATGATTTCAGAATCATTTTTGTGTATAACATTTCaatctttgttttccattttgaagCTCTTTTTGAAATTGAAGCTCATGTAGGCTCTTTATTGTTCTCCATAGGTACTTCAGCAGGGTGCCACCATGACTGCTTGCAATGCCTCACAGGGCCACCcttctttcttcattctccaAGGCATTCCTGGCATGGAGGACAAACACAAATGGATAGCTATCCCATTTTCCTCCGTGTATTTCATTACTGTGCTTGGGAACTGCACCATCCTCCTCACCATTTCCACAGAGCGCTCCCTGCACAAACCCATGTTTCTGCTCCTCTGCCTGTTGGCCCTCACAGACCTGGGCATGTCTACAACCACCATTCCCAAGGTGCTGTGCATTTTCTGCTTTGGCCAGAGTGAGATCAGCTATGAAGGCTGCCTGGTTCAGCTGTTCTTCATCCACTCCATCTCGGCCATGCAGTCAGCTGTCCTGATGACCATGGCTTTTGATCGCtatgtggccatctgcaagccctTGCACTATGCCACTATCCTTTCCAATAGTCGCATTGGACTCATTAGTCTAGTGAGTTTGGTAAGAGCTATCCTCTTTATTCTCCCCATGCCCATCCTCCTTCAGCAAATGCCCTATCATGCCAATCATGTCATCCCCACCACCTACTGTGAGCACATGGCTGTTGTGAAGATGGTTTGTGTAGATACTACACTCAACCGGATTTATGGCCTGGTGGTGGCCTTGTTGGTTGCTGGGCTAGACCTCTCAGCTATTGCTTCATCTTACGTGCTAATCATCCAGGCTATACTGCGTCTCTCTTCTAAGGAAGCCCACCACAAAGCAGTCAACACCTGCACCACACACATCTGTGTCATGCTTATTTCTTATACTCcctcacttttctcttttctcactcaCCGCTTTGGCCAAGGCATTCCACCCCATGTCCACACCATTCTTGGCAACCTCTACTTCCTTGTACCTCCAATGCTCAATCCTATAATTTATGGAGTGAAAACTAAGGAGTTCTGGGACAAAGTGACCAAATATGGTTGCTGGAGAAAAGAACCTGCAACCACCGCCCATGGCCAGAAACTTGTCTGCTAATCCAGCATCTGTGAGTTTGAGGAAGGAATGTTAAGTAGATGCAGTTCCTGAGGAAATAAGCTAGTGATAGAAATGTGTTATATTGGCCGATTTAGCTGACAAGACATTTGTCGGTGGTCAGAGAGGCCTAGGCATAGGAGACCTTTTGGTCTCAGTAACTCCAAAGCAAGGAAATTATCCC
Encoded here:
- the LOC100410820 gene encoding olfactory receptor 52P1-like, with the protein product MTACNASQGHPSFFILQGIPGMEDKHKWIAIPFSSVYFITVLGNCTILLTISTERSLHKPMFLLLCLLALTDLGMSTTTIPKVLCIFCFGQSEISYEGCLVQLFFIHSISAMQSAVLMTMAFDRYVAICKPLHYATILSNSRIGLISLVSLVRAILFILPMPILLQQMPYHANHVIPTTYCEHMAVVKMVCVDTTLNRIYGLVVALLVAGLDLSAIASSYVLIIQAILRLSSKEAHHKAVNTCTTHICVMLISYTPSLFSFLTHRFGQGIPPHVHTILGNLYFLVPPMLNPIIYGVKTKEFWDKVTKYGCWRKEPATTAHGQKLVC